A section of the Humulus lupulus chromosome 2, drHumLupu1.1, whole genome shotgun sequence genome encodes:
- the LOC133818568 gene encoding eukaryotic translation initiation factor 5-like — protein sequence MALQNIGAANSDDAFYRYKMPKMITKIEGRGNGIKTNVVNMVDIAKALARPASYATKYFGCELGAQSKFDEKTGTSLVNGAHETAKLAGLLENFIKKYVQCYGCGNPETEIVITKTQMLQLKCAACGFVSDVDMRDKLTSFILKNPPEQKKGSKDKKAMRRAEKERMKEGEAADEEQKKVKKDVKKKGTSSKDSTAKNSSSRKKASGSDDDHSSPPQSHVDEKEEVDDDDDVQWQTDTSLEAARQRIQEQLSAVTADMVMLSTNEPDKKTKAATITSDMVMLSTNEPDKKTKAATITSDSAQNGNSVAPVKLLDELKASVMKGASANQLQSLLASSPESAQEKMTLLFEALFDGVEKGFTKVVTKNKNYIAVASAQEGCQLLLLKAIEAFFKRLTSSSMKEVALVLKALYDVDILEEEYIMQWFGEGSKGGSKESQIWKNAQPFIDWLQSAESETEDE from the coding sequence ATGGCTTTACAGAACATAGGTGCTGCAAATAGTGATGATGCCTTCTACCGGTATAAGATGCCAAAAATGATTACGAAAATTGAGGGCAGGGGAAATGGCATCAAGACAAATGTTGTCAACATGGTTGACATTGCAAAGGCTTTGGCAAGGCCAGCATCTTACGCTACAAAGTATTTTGGTTGTGAGCTTGGAGCCCAGTCTAAATTTGATGAGAAAACTGGAACTTCTCTTGTTAACGGGGCGCATGAAACTGCTAAGCTAGCTGGACTTCTTGAGAATTTTATAAAGAAATATGTCCAGTGCTATGGTTGTGGAAACCCAGAAACTGAGATAGTGATTACAAAAACTCAGATGCTCCAACTGAAATGTGCTGCATGTGGGTTCGTGTCTGATGTGGATATGAGGGACAAGCTTACCAGTTTCATTCTTAAGAACCCACCTGAACAGAAGAAGGGATCCAAAGACAAGAAGGCAATGAGAAGAGCTGAGAAAGAACGAATGAAGGAAGGAGAGGCTGCTGATGAGGAgcaaaagaaagtgaagaagGATGTGAAGAAGAAGGGCACATCATCAAAAGATAGCACTGCCAAAAATAGCTCTTCCAGAAAGAAAGCAAGTGGATCTGATGATGATCATTCATCACCTCCGCAAAGCCATGTTGATGAGAAGGAAGAAGTTGACGACGACGACGATGTTCAATGGCAAACTGATACATCGCTCGAGGCAGCTCGCCAGAGAATTCAAGAGCAGTTGAGTGCTGTAACAGCTGATATGGTTATGCTCTCTACAAATGAGCCAGACAAAAAAACCAAGGCAGCAACCATAACAAGTGATATGGTTATGCTCTCTACAAATGAGCCAGACAAAAAGACCAAGGCAGCAACCATAACAAGTGATAGTGCTCAGAATGGAAACTCAGTTGCTCCAGTGAAACTTCTTGATGAACTGAAAGCAAGCGTAATGAAAGGTGCCTCAGCCAATCAGCTGCAGTCCCTTCTAGCGTCTTCTCCGGAATCAGCTCAGGAGAAGATGACTCTTTTGTTTGAGGCACTCTTTGACGGTGTTGAAAAAGGGTTCACAAAGGTAgtgaccaaaaataaaaattacattgCTGTTGCTTCTGCTCAGGAGGGATGTCAGCTGCTATTACTTAAAGCTATCGAGGCTTTTTTCAAAAGGTTGACATCTAGTTCTATGAAAGAAGTTGCACTGGTTCTAAAAGCATTGTACGATGTCGACATCCTGGAGGAAGAGTACATAATGCAGTGGTTTGGAGAAGGATCGAAAGGAGGCAGCAAAGAGTCCCAGATTTGGAAGAATGCACAACCCTTCATTGATTGGCTTCAGAGTGCTGAGTCAGAAACCGAGGATGAATAA